CTGGGAAACTTTCAGCTTCTCACAAGAAAATAATGGCCCTATTTATAATTTTCCTTACAAAAGGTGCTGATTGACTTCATGCTTTAAGGTGAAAATTTCAAATCATTGCTAAATTCACCCTTTGTTAATTTAGCAAATAAAAGTTTGTTTAGCATAAGGTAtccatagatttttttttaagttatatCCTTCAAGATGTCAACAAGAGTACTGCATGCAGAGTACCACAGGACGAAGGTGCTGGGGAACATTAGACACTTGTCAAATAGCAAAGTGGCATAGATACTTGTAccaaattgtaaaatatttaagcattgatgtcatttttttttagtttcatcggggtgtatgaaacaaattttgtttgcaaactgtatgaatccgcatagcggattcttacggaagtttgcaaacaaaatttgtttcataccccaatgaaactaaaaacaaattgacatcaacgcttataattaatttttgaaaataattttctaattaaaaacatgttttatgtacaattttactgtttctaaatgggattctttttctcaaatcaatacgcaacgtcaattgtcgtattgtgacgtcacatttttcgcgccattctcagaatttctttcatagaagaatgaaaagaatttttcgaccaatcacatttgagtatttaccatgaaaacaaagaaaaattaattatattcaaatataaCAAGAAGTTTTCAATCAAAATGCTTCTTCAAAAAATAACCTACATATCATGGCTACAAATCAGAAGATCTGGACAAGATTAAAattcagaaataaaataaatgccTCTCAGGAAAACAACTATATTTAACttatattcattatgaaaagGTGAGCAAGTTTCAAAGAGACTGGTCAATAACTGAGAGAGTAAATTTCTGGACAAAGGAAAGTCTACACCAAACAGGTGGACAACCATTCCATATCACTCCAATCAAATTTTCACAAAAGTATAAAATTGTTcttcaaaaaattattttaacaaattggaATTAACTAAAGATGGTCTTGTTAGGTTCCCAACATTTTAATATAAGTCACTTTACTATGAATTAGCATTAACTTTGATAGACCAACCAGAACATTAAAAACTTTTCAACTCTTCATTCTTTAGTTACAATGTACAAGTCCATATGGAAAAATATTTACTTCATGTGGTCGCTGTATCCTAAACCAGGACACAACAACTAAAGAGTATCTAGTTATGTCCCTTGCCTTGCTGTTATATGCTGTAAGTTCAGTACTTGTGGTGATGGCTGCCTGTTACATGTCTGCTTTTACCAGACTGTCaaaccacaaaaaaaatatgttctttCTGCGATGGTCCCGGATGTGTCACCTGGCCCCATATTAATCTGAAGgtttccaatattttttttcctttttcaagATTATGATATTAGTCCCCAGTGTCATCTATGTTCCTTAAATTTAAGAAATTCCTTGACTTCAAATTTTTGACAGGAAAGCATTATTGGGTTGAGTTTAAGTGAAACATCTTAATCTTTAATTCCTTAAATTCTATAAATTGCTTGATTTTAAGTTTTGGAATTCCTTTAAGTtcaggaatattgatgaaactggagCCTCATCTTTCATGCAGTGCTAAAACTGCAAAAAGCTTATACCTCCAGTATCACCGGCACCCTGTTATAATACACTGGTTCTAAATCCTTTTATGGATCTAAACCATGGATATGAAAGTCACAAGGCCTTCAAACCTCTGTCAGTTCACATCTTGTGAAGAATGTGCCACCGGACTGTCTGGGATGTCTGTTAATCTCCTACGCCTGGACACTTCAAACATTACTGTTATTTCCTCCTTTAGCTCCAGAGGAAGGTCCAGTTCCGGAATTCTGTCCCGATTTACAAAGCTCCTGATCACTTGCAGACTTCTGTCCTTCAGAGTGTACACTGAAAAGATACAGAAGACCTATCAACCAAGCCTCATCCTTATAAATCTATGTATTTCTGAAGGTTGACAGTAACCAACCAAATAACCGTTTTATATCAAACAACTTTCCCAACAAGATGTGGATAGACATACATAATTCTATTACAAACTTATATTAGCATTCCAATCTTGCATTTACTTTTTAATTCTGTAGATATAGTtcagacataaaaaaaaatgtttttggcCCAATATTTTTGTACCTACTTTTAAGCTTTTCTTGGTCATTGTCATAGAAAGGCTATTAAAGTCATTACTGTTGTCTATATAGCCTtagtaaaaacattttaaaaaatagaaaGATATACCTTCATACCCCTTTATTCTGGCATGTTAGCAGAaacacatgtattatttttatatcttaTCAAATATGCCATGGGTTTCCTTGTGATCTCTCTGCTTAATCTGACATTTGTCACtaaaattaagatattaaaaTAGTTGAAGCTGTATACAAATAACAATACCCGAGTGCATCCTCAGCCCACAATAATAAATTGTGtctgctgttgttgtttttgttgggCAAATGTAAGAGATCTGACTAGAAGACCATGTGATAATCAAAATTTTAAGCTTTATGAAACAAGAATTCCACTGAAGTGGAGGTGTCACCTGTGTATGCGAATAattaaagggtcataactctttaaaattaggacttgaataaaaaaaaacaataacaaacttgtccacagtattatggtaacgaacattctattttcgcaaaaaaaattaaagggctataactcttttaaaaaggtccgaataaatttggttaacgaacttgtccacagtattatggtaacgaaccttcccatgcagtttcaaattaatccagtaataattattcaagttattgagtggaaaccattttcgcaaaaaattaaagggccataactcttttaaaatggtgcgaataaatttggttaacaaacttgtccacagtattatggtaacgaaccttcccatgaagtttcaaattaatcctgtaataattattcaagttattgagtggaaaccattttcgcaaaaaattaaagggctataactcttttaaaaaggtgcgaataattttggttatcgaacttgtccgagctatcatggtaatgaaccttcccatgaagttttGAATTAATCCGTTCTAAACTACTAAAGTTATCGCACGAAAACCTTTTTCCGGACGACGCCGACACCGACGACGCCgaaaagtaatacctatatgtctcctttttcaaaggcgacacaaaaagAATTCACAGACTAAAAGGTAGCTTACACAGCTATTGAAATTATACATGCCTACCTGGAATGGTGATGTTGATAACTTTCCTCCAGGGCGGCACCCCGTCATTGGGAGTCCATCCTGTTGTCATTTCAAATACCTCTCGTAGCTGAACTACCAGATGATCCCCAGTGTCAGAATCCCGAAAGATCCAAGGATGGCCAACAAACGTATTAACATCAACAAACTGACCTGGCTGCAGTGTCTTGTATTTGACACGGGCACCTTCATAGTTCAACCATACAATATCCACAAACCTATGTGTCCGGTTCACAAAACGAACAAACGAAGTCACATTGGAGCGGCCAGAACGAAGTCTATTATCTTTCTGCACATCTTTTCCATCATTTTGCTCTCCAGTCATGATGCACATGAAACAGGGCAATGTCTGgggaatttaatataaatattatttgtgTCGACATCAACTTTCTAAGTGGGGCACAAAGCATCAGCCTGGAGGCTCGTCTAAATTCTGCTTCAGGTATCTGGtaaatgtaaaacaatgaaatgttaCTAATACAATGCAAGATTGAGACACTGTTGATACTTTTATTATCCATAAATATGCTCATTGAGCAATTATGGAAAATATGGTACAGGTTTCAAGGAAGAGTATCAATGTATTGTTATGCATGCATGGTAAGGATGCTAATAGATATTGCTCTGTTCCTCTAAATTCTACCAACTAATTGTGCCTATGTATTCAGTTAACCTTAGCTTTATATAAGTAATCGTGATCAACcattagatatacatgtattacagctAAATTCCCATTCATGTCTACACGATCCTATTCTGGTCCTGTTCAGTTCTGCCTAGCCAGAgattcctctggccctgacaccaagTCTGGCCAGAGGAAACACGGCTTATGTTCTGCCGTGTTTATCGTTTCGATAAGAGACCCATTTATTGATCATGAGCATTAAAATACATCATCAAACATCTTCTGACCACAGGGccacgtcactatcgtatcgttttgtaAAATCTTAATATGTCTACCCTCAGACTCATAACCTTTCACAGGTTATGAGTCGTAGGGTAGACATATTAagattttacaaaatgaaaCGATACGATAGTAACGTGGCCCTGTGTTCTGACTAGTACCCTTCTGACATAAAACACTGagaatttacatttataagCGACTTAAAGGTCTTTAAAACCCATTTAGGTCTTGATTCAGGTCCATTCAAGTCTTTAAGAGGATCCGAACGTAAGTACTCACTGAACACTGATGCTGGGTGACTACAGACTAGCTCAAATAGTAAATGTCATGAAAAACACATTCGCTTTCAGCATTTGACGTACGAGGTAACGAACAGCTGATGACAATATCATAACTGCTCAAATAAAATGGCATTTGAATAGAGTATAGTTGATAATCTATTATCAAACATGTTTTGTGAACTTAGTAAACTGGTTTAAAAGAAcaaatattatatgatatttcacCTGTGCTGTTGAATGCGATTCATTTGCTTACAGCTTCTTCCATCGTTTCTGCAGGGCTCAAGATGGTTTCTTTTCTGGCCAATCAAAAGCGTTGATACAAATAAACATCAAATCAAATTCGAGGATACATCCAGGCTAACAATAACACTTCCGGTTTACTTTCGGTTTGCGACTTTCGTCACGTACACATATTTTCAAAAGATGCAACAAAAAGTGTAATGCACTCTAAACTGAAGTTTGGTAACCTATACTAATATGTGAATTTCTGATACTTTACATACacttatataataataatagatTTGCATCCATACAATCAACTTGTAAACATGGGGTTGCCTCCCTTTAACCAATAAATTATTTACCATGCAAcacctgttcgtttatgcggacaaaccggttgTTCGTCAGTTTTAAATGAAGTATTTCAATaaatcttgacggacctgcaaataATACTtgccttggaagtctttgtcaaggctcgtcttGTCCTGCTGGTGATATCCATTTGGAACATAGATGTTGTGACTCGTTCAGGACTTTCAATACATTGATTAGGTTCCCTCTTTTCCGTCGGTGTTCAAAGGTTGGCAGGTTTAATCTCTGTTCTtctattattaatattattagctctttatttcctccaaattgaAGAGTTACAAAATTATACTTCATAGTCACAATGTTAATCCAATATCATTGATTGATAATTAAATGCACATAGATAAATGTACATCAGTTAATTACAGAGATGGAGAGAGAAGTTAATAGATATTGAAGTAGTTTAGTAAAAATAGAAAGAAAGGTCTCGATAACagcaaatcataaaaaaataattataacttGCCTGGGAAGCATAAGGTTCCGAAGGGTTGAGGAAAGCCCTACCAGCAAGGTCTTCTCAGGCTTTCACacatataaatacacacaaaataagAAAAGATAGTAATTAGTTCGACACTGCTATTgtacgtacattgtacatgttatttcaatattaacaCTGTTTCATCAACAACAGCattttgtcaataaaaataGCACTATGCAAAGACTACGTAATCAGATGGGCTCAATCTGTAGGGAAGGCTACCCCAAGTAGTACATGGATTAAATTATAATCAGAAAAAGAATGTAAAAAACACGTTAAATTCTGTATCAAAATCTGTACTAATAAGACACTCAGTGACGTAGCTAGACCTGTTTTGATGTGTGCGTAGATATGGTGCCGAAGGTACCAACCGAAGCGCGCTCCAGCGCgatgaggggggggggggggggggatggagGGGATATGCCCCCTTACCGCTAGGGGGTTTGGGGATCTCCCCAGGAGAAAATCTGATTTCTTTATAGGGCCTTCGAGCACTTTAACGTGTTCTAGTGCCAATTTTCTGGTATAATAAGATAAAGAACAATtactaattgtaatgggaaacaTTAATTTTGCAGAAGTCCCCCAAATGATCCCGCAGTCGTACCGCTGTTTTCGCAATCCCTCAAAACCACCAACAccaattttcaacaaaatcaaataatttttcTATCTTTTGGCTAGTACCTGCCACtttcttcattttcaaattatatatacGTGTTTACTTTCTTAATACTCGGTAttctaaaaaagaaaatacGCCACCATAGATCGTCTCTAAGACTTTCAGTTTTTTGTATGTACAATGGAGTActatatgtgttatacagtCACTATGTAAAAATGCCACAAAAATTACACAATTTAATCATATTTGTTGATCTTAAATTAGCACATAATCGAACTATATTGCTTATCTTGCTTAGAAGTTCAAGGAATTACAATGCTACTGTCCGTAAAATATCAGGAGACATTACATCTTGAATGagaaaaaaatcttgtgaaataTAAATCGTTATTCATTCAATCGTACATTATTAATTCTCCACAATTATAAGCTGTGTTACAGGCAATTCACTTATACGATAGACTACTTGGAAAACTGTATCTGAAGTATACTGCAACAGCTATTTAAACAAATCATACTTGCGAAGTATTCTCACAATATCGGGAATAAAACCATTTTGACAGGACTCATTCAAAAGATACATGAATAGACGTTTGAAAAATATAGTATAAGTTAAGTATTTACTGTCAAGTCAAACAAAGACGACAAAGAAACAGAAGCTTTCTTTTATTTGGACAGTGGGTTGGGAATCCGTGCCAAGTCAATAGTGTGGGTGCTTGTATCGCATAATcatggtgttccgttagggccaaatttccatAATGAATAATTCCAAAAGTTCTCGAGTTGTATCCCTTTACCAGCATACATTTGTCGATTGGATCTTCGGAGATATGACGGAAAGACCCGAGTGTTTTAACTCCAAATGTAGAAAGTTGTCATTGCTTGTTACATTCATAACTATTGTAGAGGCACAAAACTTTAAAACTCTTTACGTCTTATGATAACATGACACGTATTCGACATTTAATTGTATTATAATACGCTGAAGAAAGCAACTGGCAAAACAGTGCGTTCTCGTAATCTATGCCTAAGTGCGGAACAAAAATATGTATGGAATGTAGAACGGAAATGCTTTCTGAGACGTCTATTGATATGACCTGGCTGTTCACGGAATGATAAACCAAGTGATATAATGAATATTCCAAAGCCGGTAGAAAGAGTACTGTTCTCAGATCGGAACATTTTCTAATTCTACGTATAGTGTCTATGAAAATTCTTcgaatatattttcatatggTGATACCAAGTTGATGTTTCAGACCTGGTTATTTGTTAAACAGACATATTTTTAACTGAGGAAGACGGGCCCGTACACAGCTCAAGTTTGTGTGATCGTAACATTATGTCTTTATGGGTTTACCCAGTTCTCTTTGCTGCGAGTTTACGACAACCAAATTACTAATGCAATTAAAAATGTGTTaataaatttgaattgaattgaatattgaatatcAAGTGAGAGAATAGTAATGATGTGAACATTATTACTGCGTAGATTTTTTGCTTGTGGTATTTCcttcaatttaaaaataaaaaaataaataaaaaataaacataaaaaaataggGACAGTTTCGATATGAATAAAAACAGAGACTTGATGCGAATTCacgtaaaaaataaaaacaagttatataacgTAATGATGGTGTAATT
The window above is part of the Pecten maximus chromosome 2, xPecMax1.1, whole genome shotgun sequence genome. Proteins encoded here:
- the LOC117321816 gene encoding von Hippel-Lindau disease tumor suppressor-like — translated: MCIMTGEQNDGKDVQKDNRLRSGRSNVTSFVRFVNRTHRFVDIVWLNYEGARVKYKTLQPGQFVDVNTFVGHPWIFRDSDTGDHLVVQLREVFEMTTGWTPNDGVPPWRKVINITIPVYTLKDRSLQVIRSFVNRDRIPELDLPLELKEEITVMFEVSRRRRLTDIPDSPVAHSSQDVN